One window of Centropristis striata isolate RG_2023a ecotype Rhode Island chromosome 21, C.striata_1.0, whole genome shotgun sequence genomic DNA carries:
- the smim5 gene encoding small integral membrane protein 5: MEVQEEVMDILQKVWTKLQGLPQASPLEQGAFAVLTLFFATFFFLIVLSCVHCCCCGKPKYQASRVQPV; encoded by the exons ATGGAGGTGCAAGAGGAGGTGATGGATATCCTCCAGAAGGTCTGGACCAAACTGCAGGGTCTCCCACAAGCCAGTCCTCTGGAGCAGGGAGCCTTCGCTGTGCTCACCCTGTTTTTTG CCACGTTTTTCTTCTTGATCGTGCTGTCCTGcgtccactgctgctgctgtgggaaGCCAAAATACCAGGCCTCCAGAGTACAGCCTGTCTGA